CATCCGAGCCAGAAAGCGAACATCACTTGAGCGGGAAGTTCCAGATTTCTAATTGGGCGCTGTTGCAGGGGATGCCTGTTAATTTAGAGTATTTTTTTAAAGACATTAAAAGACAAGCAGATATTTTTGTTGATGATCATACCGTACTCGAGCTGCAATGCTCTACCATCCCTATTAGCCAGATGTGTGCCAGAACAATTGATTATGAAAAGCTTCAACTAAAGGTCTATTGGATTTTAGCACAAGATTTAACGTGTATTAAAGGACGTTATCATTTAACGATTTTTCAGCAATCATTTATTAAGTGGGATCGCCGTTTAGGTTATTATTTACTTACTTATAATACGGAAAATCGCGAATTTATATTGTTATATCATCTCACGTATGAATCTGGTAATCGCTTTTTTAGTTCTGTCATGCACTTGCCCCTTTTTCTATCACTTAAAGAAATGTATGAACGAATTGAAAGGGTGAAGTATCATGAATTTTATGTGAAGCGAAACAGAGTATTAGAGAGACAAAAGATCTGTTACTATTACGCGAAGTTTAAATCACGTGGGCTATTCATGCGTAAAGTTTATGAAGCTGGTTATCATCTACAGTCTTTGCCAAAGCAAGTGGGTATTACTTTAGCAAAACAATTTTTAGTTATAACGCCTGCTATTGAATGGCAATTTTTTCTCTATGATTCTTTTTTTGGTCGATTGGAAGTTGGTGAGAGTTTTGCCAAAGAACAGCTTGTTAAACGTTATTCTAATATCGTTCATCCAAAAAAAATGATCGCTCTAGCTCCATTTGAATCACTCGGATTATTAGATGAATATTTGAGCTATTTGGAACGCGAAGGGATTTGCGTTGAGATAAGTCGTGGTTGCTATATGTTGAAGCAAAAAATGTTAGTAATGGAGCCCTTTAGTACCTATTAATGATCTTGATTTTTGCAAATTCCCCTTTTTTACCGCATAATAAAAAGTAAACAATATGTTTGGAGGAAGCAGTATGCCTAAAGATAAAAATGAATTACCGTTAAGAGAATATGTGGCAGTATCACTTACTTGGGACTTAGAAACAATCTTTTCAAGTGATAAAAAATGGGAAGAGGCATTCCAAAATGTTGAAGAGTTGAACAAGCAAAGTGAAAGCTATAAAGGAACGCTAAAAAATAGTGCGACAAATTTATTACAAGCTTTGCAGTTTCGAGATCGATTATTTAATCAATTAGAGAATGTATATGTCTATGCACACCTTAAAATGGATCAGGATACAACAAATGCCAAATACCAAGGTTTTTATGGTCGTGCGAGTAGTTTAATCGCAAAAGTCAATTCAAGTTTAGCGTTTTTTGATCCTGAAATTTTAGCAATTGATGAACCAATATTAGACTCTTTCTTAACAGAAAGTGATGAATTAAAAAAATATCGTCATTTATTAAATGAATTAAACTTAAATCGACCATATATTTTATCAGAAAAAGAAGAAAAGATTTTAGCGAGTGCCAGTGAAGTACTTGGAAGCTCAGCAAAGACATTCAATACATTAAATAATGCTGATATTGCATTTCCAACAATCAAAGATGAGACTGGAAAAGATATTAAAATCACACATGGCAGATACGGAAAATTAATCGAAAGTGAGAATAGGGACGTTCGGGAAGCTGCCTTTAAAGGGATTTATTCTGTATACGGCGGATTAAAAAACACGCTCGCTTCAACGCTTAACGGTCAAATAAAAAAAGCCAACTTTTATGCTAGAACACGTGGTTACCAGTCTGCACGCGAATCAGCACTATCTAATAACCATATCCCAGAAACTGTTTATGACACACTCCTTAAAACAGTAAAAGCTCATCTACCTCTTTTTCACAGATACATCAAATTAAGAAAAGATTTACTCAATTTAAAGGAGCTAAGAATGTATGACTTATATGCACCACTTTTAAGCGATGTAAAGCTTGAGTTTACATATGATGAAGCAAAAAAGGTAGTGTTAGAGGGTCTTAAGCCTTTAGGTGAAGAATATCAATCGATTTTAGAAAAAGCATTTAACAGCAGATGGATTGATGTAGTCGAAAATAAAGGAAAAAGAAGTGGCGCCTATTCTTCAGGAGCTTACGGTACAAACCCCTATATTTTATTAAATTGGCAAGATAATATTAACAATGTATTTACTTTAGCACATGAATTAGGCCATAGCGTTCATAGTTATTACACACGTAAAAATCAACCTTATGTATATGGCGATTACTCTATTTTCCTTGCTGAAATTGCATCAACTACAAATGAAAATTTATTGATGGATTACCTACTTAAGAAATACAATCATGACAAAACAATAAAAGCTTATTTGCTTAATTACTATCTCGATGGCTTTAAAGGTACAGTCTTCAGACAAACCCAATTTGCCGATTTTGAACATGCCATCCATCAAGCTGATCAAAATGGTGAAGCCTTAACAGCAGAATTTCTGACAGATTTATATTTTAAAATCAATGAAAAATATTATGGTAAGGCAATGACATATGATCAAGAAATCGGTTATGAATGGTCAAGAATACCTCACTTTTATATGAATTATTATGTTTTTCAATATGCAACGGGCTATTCTGCAGCTGCAGCTCTTAGTACTAAAATTATTGAAGAAGGAGCTTCCGCTGTTACTGGCTATTTAACGTTTTTAAAATCGGGGAGCTCAGATTATCCAATTGAAATTATGAAACGCACAGGAGTAGACATGACGACATCGAAATTTATTGAAGACGCATTAAAAGTTTTTGAAAAACGTCTAGATGAGCTAGAACAATTAGTATAATGATTGTGAAAACTTGTCTCAGATAAAAAATTTTAAAATAAAAACAGCTATTTTTTTAAGATAATAGCTGTTTTTGTTTTACTTATATTCAGCTATTTTTTTGTATACATCGCTATATTATTAGTTTTAAAAACAATATCCATTTGAAAGTAATCATAAGTAGGTAACGATCGCGCAATAAAAAAGGCAAAAAAAGTTTGTGAACAGTTGAATTTGAAAAAATAATATGATATAGTATTACCGTGAAATAAATCACAAACAAATACCCCCTTTATTTGATTGTGTGAATTTCTCCTTTTGATTGCGCTGGAAAGAGCTGTACCCGTTGTGGTGCAGCTTTTTTCGTCGTTTTGGTTTTTAGTATTTTTTCTGTGAGATGTATATAAACATTTAGTGTCATATCAACTTTAGAATGTCCTAAACGCTTGGAAATTGATTAAATACGCAAATTAGGTTTGTATATGCAAGAACAAATTAAAAACTTTTGTTTGGAACGAGCTTTTGTATCTAAACTTTCAGATGTTTTATTAAAATTTGCGGAAGTTTATAAAGGCGGTCTCTATTGTTTAACTTCTAAAAAAGGACGAATAGGGATTCTACTATTCGTCCTTTTTATCATCTTGATGATTTTCGTTATCGTCGTCTTGCTGTTTTCTTTTTCGATAAATAAATGCTCCTGCTAAAGATGCGACAGTGACAATAAGAGAAACAAAACCTGATACAGGCTTATCTAATAAGATTAATAAGAAACCGCCAAACGCAAACACAAGAGTAATAATGAAACCAAATAGTAATCCTCGAGAGTTATTTTTTATTTCATTTTTAACCAATCTTTGATTCAAATCTTTAGTTAGGCTCATCTTTTCCGTTTCCATTGTTTGACGATGAGTCGCTTGATTTTCAGCCATTTTGAAAATTCTGTCTGCAGCTCCTGGCATAGCTTCTTCGTATTTTTTTATTTGATCAGCAGGAGGTAAAGGTCCGCTATATAAAGTTTTTTCAACTTTCTGTTCAACGAGTAATCGTGTTTTGTCACTCATCTTTTCTAAAATTTGACCAACAGCTTCATCAGCTTCGAGAACTTCTTCTAACGCCACATCATTACAGTCTTTTTCAACGCTCGTATTTTTTTCGATATTCTGTGATGCCATATTCGATATCCTTTCCTACTTTTTCCCAATCGGATTTAACAGACTCATAATCACTTTTTATTTGAGGTGGTTTCTTCAGTTTGGAAATATTAATATAATTCACATCTAAAATTTTACCCATCCCAATGATAAAATTAGAGAAATTATCACTTTGTTGAGTTTTATACATGTGAATACCTCCTTAATAAAATAAAAATTTAAGTTCTCTATTAATAATATACCAATATAGTGTTAAAAGTAAACAGAAATATAAACTTTGAAAAACAGAGAAAGTTTAAGATTGGTAGAAATATGTTAGAGGAAAAAGGTATTCTGATAATGTGGAAGTGAAGGGAAATCAATTGTTTATATCTGTACTTCACTTCCTTTCTTTATAAATTGCTGCTTTGCAAGCTGAAGAAAAATTTGGGGTTCCAGAATAGGGTAGACGTTTTTGTTTAGCATCCTATACCTGCTACAACTGTTCCCTGATGAAGGGAATAGTTACTGATTTATAACTAAGGAAACTCCTTTTTTCTATCTGTTTATATTTGAGTAAGTAGCTTTTACTTGTTATATTTAGATTAAAAAGGGTGATAGTATTGGAATTTTTA
This DNA window, taken from Listeria sp. PSOL-1, encodes the following:
- a CDS encoding competence protein CoiA family protein is translated as MFTAKNTQGEWVTITRNNATHLKSSSYHYFCLSCGEELFIKAGDKKLPHFAHRHSSKCRFSSEPESEHHLSGKFQISNWALLQGMPVNLEYFFKDIKRQADIFVDDHTVLELQCSTIPISQMCARTIDYEKLQLKVYWILAQDLTCIKGRYHLTIFQQSFIKWDRRLGYYLLTYNTENREFILLYHLTYESGNRFFSSVMHLPLFLSLKEMYERIERVKYHEFYVKRNRVLERQKICYYYAKFKSRGLFMRKVYEAGYHLQSLPKQVGITLAKQFLVITPAIEWQFFLYDSFFGRLEVGESFAKEQLVKRYSNIVHPKKMIALAPFESLGLLDEYLSYLEREGICVEISRGCYMLKQKMLVMEPFSTY
- the pepF gene encoding oligoendopeptidase F, with the protein product MPKDKNELPLREYVAVSLTWDLETIFSSDKKWEEAFQNVEELNKQSESYKGTLKNSATNLLQALQFRDRLFNQLENVYVYAHLKMDQDTTNAKYQGFYGRASSLIAKVNSSLAFFDPEILAIDEPILDSFLTESDELKKYRHLLNELNLNRPYILSEKEEKILASASEVLGSSAKTFNTLNNADIAFPTIKDETGKDIKITHGRYGKLIESENRDVREAAFKGIYSVYGGLKNTLASTLNGQIKKANFYARTRGYQSARESALSNNHIPETVYDTLLKTVKAHLPLFHRYIKLRKDLLNLKELRMYDLYAPLLSDVKLEFTYDEAKKVVLEGLKPLGEEYQSILEKAFNSRWIDVVENKGKRSGAYSSGAYGTNPYILLNWQDNINNVFTLAHELGHSVHSYYTRKNQPYVYGDYSIFLAEIASTTNENLLMDYLLKKYNHDKTIKAYLLNYYLDGFKGTVFRQTQFADFEHAIHQADQNGEALTAEFLTDLYFKINEKYYGKAMTYDQEIGYEWSRIPHFYMNYYVFQYATGYSAAAALSTKIIEEGASAVTGYLTFLKSGSSDYPIEIMKRTGVDMTTSKFIEDALKVFEKRLDELEQLV
- a CDS encoding DUF2335 domain-containing protein; this translates as MASQNIEKNTSVEKDCNDVALEEVLEADEAVGQILEKMSDKTRLLVEQKVEKTLYSGPLPPADQIKKYEEAMPGAADRIFKMAENQATHRQTMETEKMSLTKDLNQRLVKNEIKNNSRGLLFGFIITLVFAFGGFLLILLDKPVSGFVSLIVTVASLAGAFIYRKRKQQDDDNENHQDDKKDE